The following proteins are co-located in the Streptomyces bottropensis ATCC 25435 genome:
- a CDS encoding sporulation protein has translation MGFKRLLASLGAGGASVETVLTEVNVVPGGVVQGEVRIQGGSVDQQIEALSVGLQARVEVEGQDAEYKQDMVFTKQRLGGAFELKAGAVHTVPFGLEIPWETPITTIQGQTLPGMNIGVTTELEIARAVDSGDLDPINVHPLPAQQAILDAFIQLGFRFKNADLERGHIRGTRQKLPFYQEVEFYPPQQYHGLNQVELSFVADDREMDVVLEMDKKPGLFSEGSDSFRSFRVGLHDYQGTDWAAYLNQWLSEVGSKRSWF, from the coding sequence ATGGGGTTCAAGCGGCTGCTCGCGAGCCTGGGAGCCGGCGGGGCTTCGGTCGAGACGGTGCTGACCGAGGTCAATGTCGTCCCGGGCGGCGTCGTCCAGGGTGAGGTGCGGATCCAGGGCGGTTCCGTGGACCAGCAGATCGAGGCGCTGTCCGTCGGTCTGCAGGCCAGGGTCGAGGTGGAGGGCCAGGACGCGGAGTACAAGCAGGACATGGTGTTCACCAAGCAGCGGCTCGGTGGTGCCTTCGAGCTGAAGGCCGGGGCGGTCCACACGGTGCCGTTCGGGCTGGAGATCCCGTGGGAGACGCCGATCACGACCATCCAGGGGCAGACCCTGCCGGGCATGAACATCGGTGTGACCACCGAGCTGGAGATCGCGCGTGCGGTCGACTCCGGTGACCTGGACCCGATCAACGTGCACCCGCTGCCGGCGCAGCAGGCCATCCTGGACGCCTTCATCCAGCTGGGCTTCCGCTTCAAGAACGCGGACCTGGAGCGCGGTCACATCCGTGGCACCCGGCAGAAGCTCCCCTTCTACCAGGAGGTCGAGTTCTACCCGCCGCAGCAGTACCACGGCCTCAACCAGGTCGAGTTGAGCTTCGTGGCCGACGACCGCGAGATGGACGTCGTGCTGGAGATGGACAAGAAGCCGGGTCTGTTCAGCGAGGGAAGCGACTCGTTCCGTTCGTTCCGGGTGGGGCTGCACGACTACCAGGGCACGGACTGGGCCGCGTATCTGAACCAGTGGCTGTCGGAGGTCGGCAGCAAGCGCAGCTGGTTCTAG